The following proteins are encoded in a genomic region of Gemmatimonadota bacterium:
- a CDS encoding SPOR domain-containing protein, producing MNLTTARGDKMMRKKILLFVLFVVFLIGCVAPQTQIVPPADSPMADSSAADSLAAREEFDPQTLMDDDPVLQTPVRAEAISPAEVSQIEGFRVQVAALRDHNRAEALREQIQREAQVLTYMHLDEDIQLYKIQAGNSRTPESAKTLRDAIRALGFPDAYVVRTQIANVLPESGATSGFRVQIFSSSTRGSAENAQMQARVQLARDDVFIDFEPPYFKVRVGNFQTRNDAKILLEEVTKKGYETAFIVQTKSSQ from the coding sequence ATGAACCTGACCACTGCTCGTGGAGACAAAATGATGAGAAAAAAAATCTTGTTATTTGTCTTATTTGTCGTGTTCCTGATCGGCTGTGTCGCACCGCAGACCCAAATCGTCCCCCCGGCTGATTCACCGATGGCTGATTCATCGGCAGCCGATTCGTTGGCGGCGCGAGAAGAATTTGACCCGCAGACGCTCATGGACGACGACCCGGTGTTGCAAACACCTGTACGCGCCGAAGCAATATCCCCTGCGGAAGTATCACAAATTGAGGGCTTCCGCGTTCAAGTTGCAGCCCTTCGCGATCACAACCGGGCAGAAGCTTTGCGCGAACAAATTCAGCGTGAGGCTCAGGTCCTGACATATATGCATCTCGACGAAGACATCCAACTCTACAAAATTCAAGCGGGCAACAGCCGCACGCCCGAATCGGCCAAAACACTACGCGACGCCATCAGAGCACTGGGCTTTCCCGATGCTTATGTGGTTCGCACACAAATTGCCAATGTGCTACCTGAAAGCGGTGCCACATCGGGATTTCGAGTTCAAATTTTTTCGTCATCGACGCGAGGCTCAGCGGAAAATGCACAAATGCAAGCGCGTGTTCAACTGGCGCGCGACGATGTTTTTATCGATTTTGAACCCCCTTATTTTAAGGTGCGCGTCGGCAATTTTCAGACGCGCAACGATGCAAAAATATTACTCGAGGAGGTAACAAAAAAAGGCTATGAAACAGCATTTATTGTACAGACAAAATCTTCTCAATAA